In Capsicum annuum cultivar UCD-10X-F1 chromosome 11, UCD10Xv1.1, whole genome shotgun sequence, one genomic interval encodes:
- the LOC107847960 gene encoding fruit protein pKIWI502 isoform X3, translating into MSTFSLFTIPTLPHHTSYAPSHTLSLLSPSSMNLLKLHHIPRRLSAVTFRRISISAAAVRQDTNLWSTTPLISVSPEAESLFHISIDVSDYPELASSYTKPGQYLQLRVPNVEKPSFLAIASPPKVAVNKGVFEFLVKSVSGSTAELLCGLNRGDAVELSQVMGNGFDLNQISPAETYQTVVIFATGSGISPIRSLIEAGFGADKRSDVRLYYGARNLKRMGYQDRFENWASSGVKVVPVLSQPDNAWKGERGYVQAAFSRAKNIFTPQSTGAVLCGQKQMAEEVTSLLVADGVSTEKILKNF; encoded by the exons ATGTCAACCTTTTCTCTCTTTACTATTCCCACTCTCCCTCACCATACTTCCTATGCACCCTCCCACACCTTATCCCTCCTCTCTCCTTCCTCCATGAACCTCCTCAAACTCCACCACATCCCGCGCCGTCTCTCCGCCGTCACCTTCCGTCGTATCTCCATCTCCGCCGCCGCAGTTCGGCAAGACACAAATCTCTGGTCAACAACACCTCTAATTTCCGTATCTCCGGAAGCTGAATCGCTGTTCCACATCAGCATCGACGTTTCCGATTACCCTGAATTAGCTAGTTCGTACACTAAACCTGGTCAATATCTCCAACTCCGTGTTCCTAACGTTGAGAAACCGTCGTTTTTAGCTATTGCTTCACCGCCTAAAGTTGCGGTTAATAAAGGTGTATTTGAATTCCTAGTGAAAAGTGTATCCGGATCAACTGCGGAGCTGCTTTGTGGATTGAACAGAGGTGATGCTGTTGAATTGAGTCAGGTAATGGGGAATGGATTTGATTTGAATCAAATTTCTCCGGCGGAGACGTATCAGACGGTCGTGATTTTCGCTACCGGATCTGGAATTAG CCCAATTAGATCCCTGATCGAGGCAGGATTTGGTGCAGACAAGAGATCTGATGTTCGGCTATATTATGGCGCACGGAATTTGAAGAGAATGGGATACCAG GATAGGTTTGAAAACTGGGCATCCTCTGGAGTTAAGGTTGTGCCAGTGTTGTCTCAGCCCGATAATGCTTGGAAAGGCGAACGTGGCTATGTTCAG GCAGCATTTTCCCGAGCGAAAAACATTTTTACTCCTCAATCCACTGGAGCAGTCCTGTGTGGTCAAAAGCAAATGGCTGAG GAGGTAACTTCTCTACTTGTAGCAGATGGAGTCTCAACAGAGAAGATTCTGAAGAACTTCTAA
- the LOC107847960 gene encoding fruit protein pKIWI502 isoform X1 has protein sequence MSTFSLFTIPTLPHHTSYAPSHTLSLLSPSSMNLLKLHHIPRRLSAVTFRRISISAAAVRQDTNLWSTTPLISVSPEAESLFHISIDVSDYPELASSYTKPGQYLQLRVPNVEKPSFLAIASPPKVAVNKGVFEFLVKSVSGSTAELLCGLNRGDAVELSQVMGNGFDLNQISPAETYQTVVIFATGSGISPIRSLIEAGFGADKRSDVRLYYGARNLKRMGYQVCWLLAACRQFLSSLWQKYKPDNAWKGERGYVQAAFSRAKNIFTPQSTGAVLCGQKQMAEEVTSLLVADGVSTEKILKNF, from the exons ATGTCAACCTTTTCTCTCTTTACTATTCCCACTCTCCCTCACCATACTTCCTATGCACCCTCCCACACCTTATCCCTCCTCTCTCCTTCCTCCATGAACCTCCTCAAACTCCACCACATCCCGCGCCGTCTCTCCGCCGTCACCTTCCGTCGTATCTCCATCTCCGCCGCCGCAGTTCGGCAAGACACAAATCTCTGGTCAACAACACCTCTAATTTCCGTATCTCCGGAAGCTGAATCGCTGTTCCACATCAGCATCGACGTTTCCGATTACCCTGAATTAGCTAGTTCGTACACTAAACCTGGTCAATATCTCCAACTCCGTGTTCCTAACGTTGAGAAACCGTCGTTTTTAGCTATTGCTTCACCGCCTAAAGTTGCGGTTAATAAAGGTGTATTTGAATTCCTAGTGAAAAGTGTATCCGGATCAACTGCGGAGCTGCTTTGTGGATTGAACAGAGGTGATGCTGTTGAATTGAGTCAGGTAATGGGGAATGGATTTGATTTGAATCAAATTTCTCCGGCGGAGACGTATCAGACGGTCGTGATTTTCGCTACCGGATCTGGAATTAG CCCAATTAGATCCCTGATCGAGGCAGGATTTGGTGCAGACAAGAGATCTGATGTTCGGCTATATTATGGCGCACGGAATTTGAAGAGAATGGGATACCAGGTTTGTTGGTTGCTTGCAGCATGCAGACAGTTTCTGTCTTCACTGtggcagaaatacaag CCCGATAATGCTTGGAAAGGCGAACGTGGCTATGTTCAG GCAGCATTTTCCCGAGCGAAAAACATTTTTACTCCTCAATCCACTGGAGCAGTCCTGTGTGGTCAAAAGCAAATGGCTGAG GAGGTAACTTCTCTACTTGTAGCAGATGGAGTCTCAACAGAGAAGATTCTGAAGAACTTCTAA
- the LOC107847386 gene encoding ATP synthase subunit beta, mitochondrial has translation MASRRLLASFLRSTASRGGAISRSPLANSIPKSTSRASRASPTGFLINRAVKYATSAAPAEKSSPETPKASGNEPSGKITDEFTGAGAIGKVCQVIGAVVDVRFDEGLPPILTALEVLDNQIRLVLEVAQHLGENMVRTIAMDGTEGLVRGQRVLNTGSPITVPVGRSTLGRIMNVIGEPIDEKGDIKTDHFLPIHREAPAFVEQATEQQILVTGIKVVDLLAPYQRGGKIGLFGGAGVGKTVLIMELINNVAKAHGGFSVFAGVGERTREGNDLYREMIESGVIKLGDKQSESKCALVYGQMNEPPGARARVGLTGLTVAEHFRDAEGQDVLLFIDNIFRFTQANSEVSALLGRIPSAVGYQPTLATDLGGLQERITTTKKGSITSVQAIYVPADDLTDPAPATTFAHLDATTVLSRQISELGIYPAVDPLDSTSRMLSPHILGEEHYNTARGVQKVLQNYKNLQDIIAILGMDELSEDDKMTVARARKIQRFLSQPFHVAEVFTGAPGKYVDLKESINSFQGVLDGKYDDLSEQSFYMVGGIEEVIAKAEKIAKEAAA, from the exons ATGGCTTCCCGGAGGCTACTCGCCTCTTTCCTCCGCTCCACCGCCTCCCGCGGCGGCGCCATTTCCCGATCTCCGTTAGCGAACTCCATTCCCAAATCCACCTCACGCGCTTCACGCGCCTCTCCGACAGGATTCCTCATTAACCGTGCTGTTAAGTACGCTACCTCAGCTGCTCCAGCTGAGAAGTCTTCTCCGGAGACGCCGAAAGCATCGGGAAATGAGCCGAGTGGGAAGATTACCGATGAGTTTACTGGAGCTGGTGCGATCGGGAAAGTGTGTCAGGTGATTGGTGCGGTTGTTGATGTGAGATTTGATGAAGGTTTGCCGCCGATACTTACGGCGCTTGAGGTTTTGGATAACCAGATTCGGCTTGTGCTTGAAGTTGCTCAGCATTTGGGTGAGAATATGGTTAGGACTATTGCTATGGATGGTACTGAAGGACTTGTACGTGGTCAACGCGTACTTAATACTGGATCTCCTATCACT GTCCCTGTTGGTAGGTCCACGCTTGGTCGTATTATGAATGTCATTGGAGAGCCTATTGACGAGAAAGGCGACATTA AAACCGATCACTTTTTGCCAATTCATCGTGAAGCTCCTGCCTTTGTTGAGCAGGCAACTGAACAACAAATTCTCGTTACTGGTATCAAG GTTGTTGATCTTCTTGCCCCTTACCAAAGGGGAGGAAAGATTGGGCTTTTTGGTGGTGCTGGTGTGGGGAAGACCGTGCTTATTATGGAACTGATTAACAATGTTGCAAAGGCACATG GTGGTTTCTCTGTCTTTGCTGGTGTTGGTGAACGCACTCGTGAGGGCAATGATTTGTACAGGGAAATGATTGAGAGTGGTGTTATTAAGCTTGGTGATAAGCAA AGTGAAAGCAAGTGCGCTCTTGTATATGGTCAAATGAATGAGCCCCCTGGTGCTCGTGCCCGTGTTGGCCTTACAGGATTGACTGTGGCTGAGCACTTCAGAGATGCTGAGGGGCAGGATGTGCTTCTCTTTATTGACAACATTTTCAGATTTACCCAG GCTAACTCAGAGGTCTCTGCTTTGCTTGGTCGTATCCCATCTGCTGTCGGTTATCAACCAACTTTGGCTACCGATCTTGGAGGTCTTCAAGAGCGTATCACTACAACAAAGAAAGGCTCTATTACATCTGTCCAGGCTATCTATGTGCCTGCTGATGACTTGACAGATCCTGCCCCTGCAACTACCTTTGCTCACTTGGATGCCACTACTGTGTTGTCCCGTCAA ATTTCTGAGCTTGGTATTTATCCTGCTGTTGACCCTCTTGATTCTACATCTCGTATGCTCTCGCCTCACATTTTGGGAGAAGAACATTACAATACTGCTCGTGGAGTACAAAAGGTTCTTCAAAactacaagaatcttcaagataTTATTGCCATTTTGGGTATGGATGAGCTTAGTGAAGACGATAAGATGACTGTTGCTCGTGCACGTAAGATCCAGAGATTCCTTAGTCAGCCTTTCCATGTTGCCGAAGTTTTCACCGGTGCTCCTGGGAAATATGTTGACTTGAAGGAGAGCATTAACAGTTTCCAG GGCGTCTTGGATGGGAAATATGATGACCTTTCAGAACAATCATTCTATATGGTTGGTGGAATCGAGGAGGTCATTGCCAAGGCAGAGAAGATTGCCAAGGAAGCTGCAGCTTAG
- the LOC107847960 gene encoding fruit protein pKIWI502 isoform X2, protein MSTFSLFTIPTLPHHTSYAPSHTLSLLSPSSMNLLKLHHIPRRLSAVTFRRISISAAAVRQDTNLWSTTPLISVSPEAESLFHISIDVSDYPELASSYTKPGQYLQLRVPNVEKPSFLAIASPPKVAVNKGVFEFLVKSVSGSTAELLCGLNRGDAVELSQVMGNGFDLNQISPAETYQTVVIFATGSGISPIRSLIEAGFGADKRSDVRLYYGARNLKRMGYQVCWLLAACRQFLSSLWQKYKVVPVLSQPDNAWKGERGYVQAAFSRAKNIFTPQSTGAVLCGQKQMAEEVTSLLVADGVSTEKILKNF, encoded by the exons ATGTCAACCTTTTCTCTCTTTACTATTCCCACTCTCCCTCACCATACTTCCTATGCACCCTCCCACACCTTATCCCTCCTCTCTCCTTCCTCCATGAACCTCCTCAAACTCCACCACATCCCGCGCCGTCTCTCCGCCGTCACCTTCCGTCGTATCTCCATCTCCGCCGCCGCAGTTCGGCAAGACACAAATCTCTGGTCAACAACACCTCTAATTTCCGTATCTCCGGAAGCTGAATCGCTGTTCCACATCAGCATCGACGTTTCCGATTACCCTGAATTAGCTAGTTCGTACACTAAACCTGGTCAATATCTCCAACTCCGTGTTCCTAACGTTGAGAAACCGTCGTTTTTAGCTATTGCTTCACCGCCTAAAGTTGCGGTTAATAAAGGTGTATTTGAATTCCTAGTGAAAAGTGTATCCGGATCAACTGCGGAGCTGCTTTGTGGATTGAACAGAGGTGATGCTGTTGAATTGAGTCAGGTAATGGGGAATGGATTTGATTTGAATCAAATTTCTCCGGCGGAGACGTATCAGACGGTCGTGATTTTCGCTACCGGATCTGGAATTAG CCCAATTAGATCCCTGATCGAGGCAGGATTTGGTGCAGACAAGAGATCTGATGTTCGGCTATATTATGGCGCACGGAATTTGAAGAGAATGGGATACCAGGTTTGTTGGTTGCTTGCAGCATGCAGACAGTTTCTGTCTTCACTGtggcagaaatacaag GTTGTGCCAGTGTTGTCTCAGCCCGATAATGCTTGGAAAGGCGAACGTGGCTATGTTCAG GCAGCATTTTCCCGAGCGAAAAACATTTTTACTCCTCAATCCACTGGAGCAGTCCTGTGTGGTCAAAAGCAAATGGCTGAG GAGGTAACTTCTCTACTTGTAGCAGATGGAGTCTCAACAGAGAAGATTCTGAAGAACTTCTAA
- the LOC107846847 gene encoding probable histone chaperone ASF1A, whose protein sequence is MSAVNITNVAVLDNPAPFLSPFQFEISYECLDALQDDLEWKLTYVGSAEDDTYDQLLESVFVGPVNVGKYRFVLQAEPPEPSKIREEDIIGVTVLLLTCSYASQEFIRVGYYVNNDYDDEKLKEEPPQKVLIDRVQRNILVDKPRVTKFPINFHPENDENGEQAPPPDNTEEENVLGEEPVSSPNQCNEKSPQT, encoded by the exons ATGAGTGCCGTCAACATTACGAACGTCGCCGTACTGGATAATCCGGCGCCGTTTCTCAGTCCTTTCCAGTTCGAGATCTCTTATGAGTGCCTCGATGCTCTTCAAGACG ATTTAGAGTGGAAGTTAACTTATGTGGGATCTGCTGAGGATGACACTTACGACCAACTCCTAGAAAGTGTATTTGTTGGACCTGTAAATGTTGGGAAATATCGTTTTGTGCTTCAG GCTGAACCTCCTGAACCATCCAAAATCCGCGAAGAAGATATTATTGGTGTCACAGTATTGCTATTAACTTGCTCATACGCTAGTCAAGAATTTATTCGAGTAGGATATTATGTGAacaatgattatgatgatgaaaaattaaaagaggaaCCCCCTCAGAAGGTTTTGATCGATAGGGTCCAGAGGAATATTTTGGTTGACAAACCTCGAGTCACAAAATTCCCCATTAATTTCCATCCAGAAAACGATGAAAATGGAGAACAAGCTCCTCCTCCTGACAATACTGAAGAAGAAAATGTGCTTGGAGAAGAACCAGTTTCTTCACCCAATCAATGTAACGAGAAAAGTCCTCAAACTTGA
- the LOC107848637 gene encoding uncharacterized protein LOC107848637, translated as MKIKENMDLDNIKSNLIALRQLYGLLRNDSDGASNLNSDGLDHEARVMLKNLLDTTTNDVLKAHFEIIAGQVHVHSLPQPQQPVDTVKQQPVALLDVSKSSAGIQSYGKEPVVVDPTLSKEKQEPAAPITQTASALPPKFSFSAGESGKKRKFCRICQRPKVEKPFVKEAPCSTKVVALQEQQKSPFANFSWDIQRETLQSGNTESTEPKEVLDLRCITSGAETVAPSLSERPASDLTQSAENFSGLKNRDHLSTDDAIKQLELHIAALQMDAEDLVLADKHAAEHNFKPVTNFVPQVELASPVKKIEGALVNDSLQLVITRYSQEPKGASSSLYPGYTIPIRISNISADQSPKPPESSSCQSNQLRQQKIVANIFPAEEHDSSTELDLVEEHPRQIQRGNISGQSIQSIDDQFESLSRSKNQNNSTSRQNPYANSYSFQQDRHNMEAGVTVLPAMLVNQNQNQMPSNTKIRQLEKLKADRQMRAADISRNNIGTPGLIDHGSKLTWSGTDERRMDSPYSQRAIMRRSALNHKLRQFTPSRSSYANLDQNPSKYPKNSNHMKRLRRGRLHEQESEVSHLSSPYSSSSTDLQQRSTYSSDNDDSLPRQARAKMQYSDETSSYGGDESYPRRGSSQSDYTLSSSYSGSEGYSSSIGSEKAHESEGERSSSLDPSGSDRLEEPSYYSADSSSRRSSPARVYKSANSKKSKKHNGRWKKLKDKLAVVFHHHHHHRGKDEKKTTLARQRGKRFPGHYSSSKDEAFGEKALEKFGKSAIDKQAGKKPKGGDQFHTLARGLMQHIQHSKKSKHSSTRPVDKEQHSNKKAINKFHWWQLLRHHRGMNKSPAMLGSGNKKGHSKAFPR; from the exons ATGAAGATTaag GAGAATATGGACCTTGACAACATAAAATCAAACCTTATTGCTTTAAGGCAATTGTATGGTTTATTGAGAAATGATAGCGATGGTGCTTCGAACTTGAACTCTGATGGT TTGGACCATGAAGCGCGAGTCATGTTAAAGAACTTACTCGATACTACAACGAATGATGTTCTTAAAGCTCATTTTGAG ATCATAGCAGGTCAGGTGCATGTGCACAGCTTACCTCAGCCTCAGCAGCCGGTTGACACGGTAAAGCAACAACCTGTTGCTTTATTAGATGTATCAAAATCTTCAGCTGGTATTCAAAGTTATGGAAAGGAGCCGGTTGTCGTGGACCCTACTTTATCAAAAGAGAAGCAGGAACCTGCCGCGCCAATTACTCAGACAGCTAGCGCGCTGCCTCCAAAATTCAGCTTCAGCGCGGGAGAATctggaaagaaaagaaagtttTGCAGAATTTGCCAGCGTCCAAAAGTTGAAAAGCCGTTTGTAAAAGAAGCTCCATGTTCTACAAAGGTCGTGGCGCTGCAAGAACAGCAGAAAAGTCCGTTCGCCAATTTTTCTTGGGACATTCAACGAGAAACATTGCAATCAGGAAACACTGAAAGTACAGAGCCAAAAGAAGTTCTTGATCTCCGTTGCATAACAAGTGGTGCAGAAACTGTGGCGCCCTCCTTATCTGAAAGACCAGCAAGTGATCTTACACAATCCGCGGAGAACTTTTCTGGACTGAAGAACCGTGATCATCTCTCAACCGATGATGCCATTAAACAACTCGAATTGCACATTGCAGCTTTGCAGATGGATGCTGAGGACCTTGTCCTTGCTGATAAACATGCAGCTGAACATAACTTTAAACCAGTAACTAACTTTGTGCCGCAAGTAGAGTTAGCTAGTCCCGTCAAGAAGATAGAGGGAGCTCTCGTGAATGACTCACTACAGCTAGTGATTACTCGATACAGTCAAGAACCTAAAGGCGCATCAAGTTCACTGTATCCGGGATATACTATTCCAATCAGAATATCAAATATTTCAGCAGATCAATCGCCAAAACCTCCGGAGTCAAGTAGTTGCCAGTCAAATCAGTTGAGACAACAGAAGATAGTAGCAAACATATTCCCTGCTGAGGAACATGATAGTTCTACCGAGCTAGATTTGGTTGAAGAGCATCCGCGGCAGATACAGAGAGGAAACATAAGCGGTCAGAGCATCCAGTCCATCGATGACCAATTCGAGTCATTGAGTCGATCAAAgaatcaaaataatagtacttCAAGACAGAATCCTTATGCTAACAGTTATTCTTTCCAACAAGACCGACACAACATGGAAGCTGGGGTTACTGTTTTGCCTGCAATGTTGGTCAACCAGAACCAAAACCAAATGCCTTCAAACACGAAAATACGGCAGCTAGAAAAATTGAAAGCAGACAGGCAGATGCGTGCAGCAGATATTTCGAGAAACAACATAGGCACTCCAGGATTGATTGATCATGGGAGCAAGTTAACATGGTCCGGTACAGATGAGAGAAGAATGGATTCACCTTATTCACAGCGGGCAATAATGAGGCGGTCAGCATTGAATCACAAGCTACGTCAATTCACACCATCCCGGAGCTCTTATGCAAACTTGGACCAGAATCCTAGTAAATATCCGAAGAATAGTAATCACATGAAGAGATTGAGAAGAGGTCGTTTGCATGAACAGGAATCGGAGGTTTCACATTTAAGCTCACCCTACTCTTCCAGTTCGACAGATTTGCAGCAGAGGAGCACTTACAGTAGTGACAATGATGATTCCTTGCCAAGGCAGGCTCGAGCCAAGATGCAGTACTCGGATGAAACAAGCAGCTATGGAGGAGATGAATCATATCCTCGGAGAGGTAGTAGTCAAAGTGATTATACGCTCAGCTCAAGCTACAGTGGAAGTGAGGGTTACTCATCCTCAATTGGTAGTGAAAAGGCTCATGAAAGCGAGGGAGAGAGATCCTCGTCACTTGATCCTTCGGGGTCTGACCGTCTTGAAGAACCATCTTACTACTCAGCAGATTCTTCATCTAGGAGGTCAAGTCCTGCACGCGTCTACAAGTCTGCTAACtcgaaaaaatcaaagaaacataATGGAAGGTggaagaagttgaaagacaagctaGCAGTAGTatttcaccatcatcatcatcatcgtggTAAGGATGAGAAAAAAACAACTTTGGCGAGGCAGAGAGGGAAAAGATTCCCCGGCCACTACTCGTCAAGCAAGGATGAAGCATTTGGAGAAAAGGCTTTGGAAAAGTTTGGGAAGTCAGCAATCGACAAGCAAGCTGGAAAAAAACCAAAGGGTGGGGACCAGTTTCATACCCTTGCTCGGGGGCTGATGCAACATATCCAGCATTCAAAGAAGTCGAAACATAGCAGCACTAGACCAGTAGACAAAGAACAACATAGCAATAAGAAGGCGATCAACAAATTTCATTGGTGGCAGCTACTAAGGCATCATAGAGGTATGAATAAATCACCTGCCATGCTAGGATCCGGAAATAAGAAAGGTCATTCAAAAGCTTTTCCAAGATGA